From the Candidatus Korarchaeum sp. genome, one window contains:
- a CDS encoding ATP-NAD kinase family protein → MKLGLIVNPIAGMGGRVGLKGTDGPEMLKKAIELGAKPWAEDRAVDALKALLPIRDSLTIYTYPHKMGENAAKRAGFNPEVLGSVGEETTAEDTVRAAEDMRRVGVDILLFVGGDGTARDVCRAIGTSLVTLGIPAGVKVYSSVFSASPKAGGELALKFLRGEVSEVIEAEVLDIDEDSFREGRLSVKLYGYLKIPYDSNYIPGGKVPSSHSESYDREAIAAELLEVMERDVIYLIGPGSTTKEVMRALNLDFSPLGVDAILNGELIGKDLNERQIIELISGRKVKVVVTPIGGQGYVFGRGNQQISPEVLRRVGRNNIIIVATRGKLESLRGRPLLLDTGDEALDVELSGYYKVMTGYREYTVYKVVPASILES, encoded by the coding sequence TTGAAATTGGGGCTCATAGTGAATCCGATAGCTGGAATGGGAGGGAGGGTGGGCCTAAAGGGCACTGACGGGCCTGAGATGCTGAAGAAAGCTATAGAGTTGGGAGCGAAACCTTGGGCTGAGGATAGGGCTGTGGATGCATTGAAAGCGCTCCTGCCAATCAGGGATTCCCTCACCATTTACACTTACCCGCACAAGATGGGGGAGAATGCCGCTAAGAGGGCTGGCTTCAATCCGGAGGTCTTGGGGAGCGTAGGGGAGGAGACGACTGCCGAGGATACCGTTAGAGCTGCTGAGGATATGAGGAGAGTGGGAGTAGATATACTCCTCTTCGTGGGAGGGGATGGCACAGCGAGGGATGTCTGTAGAGCTATAGGGACTAGCTTAGTCACGCTCGGCATACCCGCTGGAGTCAAAGTCTACTCCTCAGTATTCTCAGCTAGCCCTAAAGCTGGAGGGGAGTTAGCTCTCAAGTTCCTGAGGGGGGAAGTGAGCGAGGTAATAGAAGCCGAAGTCCTGGACATAGATGAGGATTCATTCAGGGAGGGAAGATTATCTGTGAAGCTATATGGCTACCTCAAGATACCTTACGATTCCAATTATATCCCGGGAGGCAAGGTGCCGTCATCCCATTCCGAGAGTTACGATAGGGAGGCCATAGCGGCTGAGCTCCTCGAGGTAATGGAGAGAGATGTCATATATCTCATAGGGCCAGGGAGCACGACTAAGGAAGTGATGAGAGCGCTCAACTTAGATTTCAGTCCTCTCGGCGTTGATGCGATCTTGAACGGTGAGTTAATTGGGAAGGACCTCAATGAGAGGCAGATAATCGAGCTAATCTCGGGGAGGAAGGTTAAAGTAGTAGTCACTCCCATAGGAGGCCAGGGATATGTGTTCGGGAGGGGGAATCAGCAGATAAGCCCAGAAGTCCTGAGGAGAGTGGGGAGGAACAATATCATAATAGTGGCTACGAGGGGGAAGCTAGAATCCCTAAGGGGGAGGCCCCTCCTCTTAGATACTGGAGACGAAGCCCTCGATGTCGAGCTCTCGGGCTACTACAAGGTGATGACTGGATATAGGGAGTACACAGTGTACAAAGTAGTTCCAGCATCTATTCTCGAGAGCTGA
- the gcvPB gene encoding aminomethyl-transferring glycine dehydrogenase subunit GcvPB — protein MGVVRVRKGFHEARWEEPIIFELSNEGERGILIPLDDKIRREVGDVLSSIPEHMRRKDPPKLPEVSQMRVLRHYLRLSQETLGADLNIDIGQGTCTMKYSPKVNERFVAMVRELHPYQDEETVQGALEIMYKLDLFLREISGLDRFSFQPGGGSQAIFAMASIIRAYHKKRGEERDEIITTIFSHPSDAAAPAVKGFKVITIYPDPETGIPDIEALKAAVSKRTAGMIVANPEDTGIFNPRIKEFCDIVHEAGGLCGYDQANANGIIGIVRAKECGFDMGFFNLHKTFSSPHGCGGPAVGALGVRKELESFLPVPVVDYDPERKLYYLNYDLPDTIGKVREFYGVFPVVVRAYAWIMALGEEGLKEVARVAVLNNNYVMHRILREVRGADISYPANKNRIEQVRYSLKKLKDETGVGAEDVIRRMADFGFHLWTSHHPWIVPEPLTIEPTESYSKEELDEYIEALKEVVREAYEEPETVINAPHRSVIHKIEDNSWFSDPKKWSITWRLFLKKHGGKL, from the coding sequence ATGGGGGTAGTGAGAGTGAGGAAGGGGTTCCACGAGGCGAGATGGGAGGAGCCCATAATATTCGAGTTGAGCAATGAGGGGGAGAGGGGCATTCTGATACCCCTCGATGATAAAATAAGGAGGGAAGTTGGTGACGTCCTATCCTCGATACCAGAGCACATGAGGAGGAAGGATCCGCCGAAGCTACCCGAGGTATCTCAGATGAGGGTCTTAAGGCACTACCTGAGGTTATCCCAGGAGACCCTGGGGGCCGATCTGAACATAGACATAGGGCAGGGAACTTGCACTATGAAGTACAGCCCTAAAGTGAATGAGAGGTTCGTGGCAATGGTCAGAGAGCTTCATCCATATCAAGATGAGGAAACTGTCCAGGGAGCTCTAGAAATAATGTACAAGCTCGATCTCTTCCTCAGGGAGATATCTGGACTAGATAGGTTCAGCTTCCAGCCCGGTGGAGGATCTCAGGCTATATTCGCTATGGCCTCCATAATAAGGGCTTACCACAAGAAGAGGGGCGAGGAGAGGGATGAGATAATAACTACGATATTCTCCCACCCATCTGATGCGGCAGCCCCAGCTGTGAAGGGATTCAAGGTGATAACTATATATCCAGACCCGGAGACTGGCATACCGGATATAGAAGCCCTGAAGGCTGCCGTATCCAAGAGGACAGCTGGCATGATAGTAGCGAATCCCGAGGACACTGGGATATTCAATCCGAGGATAAAGGAGTTCTGCGATATAGTCCATGAAGCTGGAGGGCTCTGCGGTTACGATCAAGCGAACGCTAACGGCATAATAGGGATAGTCAGGGCTAAGGAGTGCGGCTTCGATATGGGCTTCTTCAACCTCCATAAGACCTTCTCATCCCCCCACGGATGCGGAGGACCAGCTGTAGGGGCCCTGGGGGTGAGGAAGGAACTTGAGAGCTTCCTACCGGTCCCTGTAGTCGATTACGATCCAGAGAGGAAGCTCTATTACCTGAATTACGACCTCCCGGATACGATAGGGAAGGTCAGAGAGTTCTACGGTGTATTCCCAGTAGTAGTGAGAGCTTACGCTTGGATAATGGCTTTAGGGGAGGAGGGACTGAAGGAAGTCGCTAGAGTGGCTGTCCTGAATAATAATTACGTGATGCACAGGATACTGAGGGAGGTCAGGGGAGCCGATATATCTTATCCAGCCAATAAGAACAGGATAGAGCAAGTTAGGTATAGCCTCAAGAAGCTGAAGGATGAGACCGGAGTCGGAGCCGAGGATGTTATAAGGAGGATGGCTGACTTCGGGTTCCATCTATGGACGAGCCACCACCCATGGATAGTACCTGAGCCCTTAACTATAGAGCCGACTGAATCCTACTCCAAGGAGGAGCTTGATGAGTACATAGAGGCCCTGAAGGAAGTAGTGAGGGAGGCTTATGAGGAGCCGGAGACCGTGATAAATGCCCCGCATAGGAGCGTGATCCATAAGATAGAGGATAACAGCTGGTTCTCAGATCCGAAGAAGTGGTCCATAACCTGGAGGCTCTTCCTGAAGAAGCACGGTGGTAAGCTTTGA